The Cyclobacteriaceae bacterium genome includes a region encoding these proteins:
- a CDS encoding ATP-binding cassette domain-containing protein — protein MAKRSFLSEGEKKPITSSNLRKLLGIFQFVLPYKKIFAGGLLALALSSATTLSFPFLAGKILDVATGKKDFFLTSVNQIALALLAVLVVQSAFSFIRVYTFSIVSERTLADLRQAIYKKIIWLPMTFFDNRRIGELLSRITSDVGTLQDTFTTTLAELMRQVLVLIIGTTVILILTPKLTLFMVLTFPVLVIGALVFGKFIRKLSKKTQDQLAGTNVIVEETMQSIAVVKSFTNEIFEAARYKKSLAEVVTTAIHAAKYRGLFISFTILALFGGIVGVIWYGGTLVQTGEITPGELVTFVFYTMFIGASIAGLGDIYSQVQRSIGASERMLEILDQPDENNSTYHSLKLKGAISYDQVEFAYPTRSDITVLKSISISIKPGEKVALVGPSGSGKSTIASLLMRFYPLSHGKILVDGNDITSYGLSAYRENIGIVPQEVILFGGTIRENIAYGNPLSTEEEIHAAATQANAMEFIESFPEKFETLVGDRGVKLSGGQRQRIAIARAILKNPSILILDEATSSLDAKSEQLVQSALEKLMENRTTIVIAHRLSTIRKADRILVIKDGQIAESGSHDELSALDNGIYRNLLMLQWENHEKVG, from the coding sequence GTGGCGAAAAGATCATTTCTATCAGAAGGCGAAAAGAAGCCCATCACATCCTCTAATCTTCGCAAACTCCTTGGCATTTTTCAGTTTGTCCTGCCATACAAGAAAATTTTTGCAGGCGGACTGCTTGCATTGGCATTATCAAGCGCTACAACACTATCGTTTCCTTTTCTTGCCGGTAAGATTCTGGATGTTGCAACTGGGAAAAAGGATTTCTTTCTGACCAGTGTCAACCAAATAGCATTGGCACTCCTTGCTGTTCTCGTTGTACAAAGTGCCTTCTCTTTCATTCGTGTTTATACTTTTTCAATCGTCAGCGAGCGAACCCTTGCTGATCTGCGTCAGGCCATTTATAAAAAGATCATCTGGCTTCCGATGACTTTTTTCGATAACCGGAGGATAGGTGAATTGTTAAGTCGCATTACTTCTGATGTTGGAACATTACAAGATACGTTCACGACAACCCTTGCTGAATTAATGAGGCAAGTGCTCGTGCTCATTATCGGAACTACAGTGATCCTGATATTAACACCAAAGCTTACCTTGTTCATGGTTCTGACTTTCCCTGTGTTGGTTATCGGAGCATTGGTCTTTGGAAAATTTATCAGAAAGCTTTCAAAGAAAACACAGGATCAATTGGCCGGGACTAATGTCATCGTTGAAGAGACGATGCAATCCATAGCTGTCGTAAAATCATTTACCAATGAGATTTTTGAAGCTGCCCGTTATAAAAAATCACTGGCGGAAGTGGTGACTACTGCCATTCACGCTGCTAAATACCGTGGACTATTTATCTCGTTTACTATTCTTGCCCTATTCGGTGGAATTGTCGGCGTGATCTGGTATGGCGGCACACTCGTTCAGACAGGAGAAATAACTCCAGGTGAATTAGTGACGTTTGTATTCTACACAATGTTTATCGGCGCATCCATTGCAGGTCTCGGAGATATCTACAGTCAGGTTCAGCGATCCATTGGAGCATCTGAAAGAATGCTGGAGATCCTTGATCAGCCTGACGAGAATAACTCAACGTATCACTCATTAAAATTAAAAGGAGCAATTTCTTATGATCAGGTTGAATTTGCTTATCCAACCCGGTCAGACATTACTGTTCTTAAATCTATCTCCATTTCTATAAAGCCAGGCGAAAAAGTTGCCTTGGTGGGTCCATCCGGCTCCGGTAAGTCGACCATTGCAAGTTTGCTGATGAGGTTTTATCCTTTGTCGCATGGAAAAATACTCGTTGATGGAAATGACATTACTTCCTATGGACTCTCTGCTTATCGCGAAAACATTGGTATCGTTCCACAGGAAGTGATCTTATTTGGAGGCACTATTCGTGAAAATATTGCTTACGGGAATCCTTTATCAACAGAAGAGGAAATTCATGCAGCTGCAACTCAGGCAAATGCAATGGAATTCATAGAAAGTTTTCCTGAAAAGTTTGAAACACTTGTTGGTGATCGTGGTGTAAAGCTTTCCGGTGGACAACGTCAGCGCATTGCAATCGCGAGAGCCATTCTTAAAAATCCTTCCATCCTTATATTGGATGAAGCCACCAGTTCATTGGATGCGAAGTCAGAACAACTTGTGCAGAGTGCTTTAGAAAAGCTGATGGAAAACAGAACTACGATTGTTATTGCTCACCGTCTTAGCACGATCCGGAAGGCGGATCGTATTCTTGTAATAAAGGATGGTCAGATTGCCGAGTCGGGTTCACACGATGAGTTATCCGCTCTGGACAATGGTATTTATCGTAACTTGCTAATGCTTCAATGGGAGAATCATGAGAAGGTCGGATGA
- a CDS encoding transcriptional repressor: protein MRRSDEKILRDFKLRSTASRSDILNLFIQNPYALSYSDIEKQVAETYDRVTVYRTLKTFLDKGVVHKVLDDQGSLKYALCKDHCTTGEHHHEHVHFKCIDCGQTNCLEDVEIPTIHLPKGYMPKELNLLIQGVCSKCQ, encoded by the coding sequence ATGAGAAGGTCGGATGAGAAGATTTTAAGGGATTTCAAATTGCGCAGCACGGCAAGTCGTTCTGATATCCTTAATCTGTTTATTCAAAATCCATATGCTCTTTCATACTCAGATATTGAGAAACAAGTAGCCGAAACATACGATCGCGTTACAGTTTACCGAACGCTCAAAACCTTCCTTGATAAAGGAGTTGTTCATAAAGTGCTGGATGATCAGGGTAGTTTGAAATATGCGCTTTGCAAGGATCATTGCACTACTGGTGAACATCATCACGAGCATGTCCATTTCAAGTGCATCGATTGTGGACAAACTAATTGCCTTGAAGATGTTGAGATTCCGACGATCCATTTGCCTAAAGGATACATGCCAAAAGAGCTAAATCTTCTTATTCAAGGTGTTTGCTCTAAATGTCAATAA
- a CDS encoding TerC family protein, whose amino-acid sequence MLLFSLFRNNSSVETILFGVFAVIIVVFMVLDLGILNKKAHKISTRTALYQSIFWVLVSTLFGYLVYHFDDSADGGADALLEYFSAYLTEYALSVDNIFVILLILKYFTVKEEYYHKILFWGILGAVFFRGIFIFVGAYLIAEFHWLLYVFGVLLIYSGVKIYFEDSDEKIDPEKNPIMRLCRKYLPISKDEKGGRFLFRENGKFYFTPLFLVVVLIETTDLLFAVDSIPAAFAITQNEFLIYTSNIFAVLGLRAMFFLLAGIIDKFYLLQKGLSVILFFIGAKMLLEIIHFEIPVMLSFIVIIATLTLAIVFSMLVPKKEKAADH is encoded by the coding sequence ATGCTCCTCTTCTCTCTGTTTAGAAATAACAGCTCTGTAGAAACTATTTTGTTCGGAGTCTTTGCCGTCATCATAGTGGTTTTCATGGTCCTTGACTTAGGCATTCTTAATAAGAAAGCTCATAAGATCAGCACTAGAACTGCGCTCTACCAATCCATCTTCTGGGTATTGGTTAGCACCCTATTCGGCTATCTGGTATATCATTTTGATGATAGCGCAGATGGTGGCGCGGATGCTTTGCTCGAGTATTTTTCTGCTTACCTGACTGAGTACGCTCTATCGGTTGACAACATTTTCGTTATCCTTCTTATTCTAAAGTACTTTACTGTTAAGGAAGAGTACTATCACAAGATCCTTTTCTGGGGAATCCTGGGTGCCGTATTCTTCAGAGGAATTTTCATCTTCGTTGGCGCATACCTGATCGCTGAATTCCATTGGTTACTGTATGTCTTCGGAGTTCTTCTTATCTATTCAGGAGTCAAGATCTATTTTGAAGACAGTGATGAAAAGATTGATCCTGAGAAAAATCCGATCATGCGTCTATGCAGGAAGTATCTTCCGATCAGCAAGGATGAAAAAGGCGGTCGTTTTTTATTTCGTGAGAACGGAAAATTCTATTTCACACCATTATTCCTGGTAGTTGTTCTGATTGAGACAACCGATCTTCTTTTTGCTGTGGATTCAATTCCTGCGGCTTTTGCCATTACTCAAAATGAGTTTCTGATCTATACTTCAAACATCTTCGCAGTTTTAGGCTTACGTGCAATGTTCTTCCTGTTGGCGGGTATTATTGACAAATTCTACCTCCTTCAAAAAGGATTGTCTGTGATCCTCTTCTTCATTGGAGCGAAAATGTTGCTGGAGATCATTCACTTTGAGATCCCTGTAATGTTGTCCTTCATTGTGATCATTGCTACCCTGACACTTGCTATTGTGTTTTCAATGCTGGTGCCTAAAAAGGAAAAAGCAGCCGATCATTAA
- a CDS encoding TerB family tellurite resistance protein — translation MDPGSKGWLKEYLEFRLKLLQELTAEGRKSSHPDHSLYRVIQPTGIMYGQPVNVFDHPNSSEWNEKDRMKILLAESLISSSLLFHDKPVKNTDEMSVVALKTLESITNFYNHVFPELSTSTKTIFGRKKTSLELAEKILDKRIEHTTENKGNFWTQFFHNSLLFLDIFIFGQWIHTNADKIVSDFFKYEREELRTSLVKIMAAAAHANHILEFEERRLMEYFLQSAQLSPAKRKECQTIFEEGISIEEINLPTNNSWLLKKYFLEIAVLTIWADKKVEDLELSFLKRLAETFSFSEDDLDNSMVAIEGFVLEHWEELSALQDKKKFEEVSDQYIKRVSKITDKNRSRLIKEIQESEDLMALLIRARSAELNDEEKQKLRVLLIDVMKAIPTFVIISLPQRFLTLPILMQILPKNFITESLGD, via the coding sequence ATGGATCCTGGATCAAAAGGCTGGTTAAAAGAATACCTGGAGTTTCGCCTGAAACTACTACAGGAACTGACTGCAGAGGGACGCAAGTCTTCGCATCCTGATCATTCATTGTACAGAGTTATTCAGCCGACGGGCATTATGTATGGACAGCCGGTCAATGTTTTTGATCATCCCAATTCAAGCGAGTGGAATGAGAAAGACCGGATGAAAATTCTGCTGGCAGAGAGCCTTATCAGCAGTTCACTTTTATTTCATGATAAGCCCGTTAAGAATACGGATGAAATGTCCGTGGTTGCCTTGAAGACACTGGAAAGTATTACTAATTTTTATAATCATGTTTTCCCAGAGCTTTCGACTTCCACAAAGACAATCTTTGGAAGAAAGAAAACCTCACTTGAGCTGGCGGAAAAAATTCTTGACAAAAGAATTGAACATACCACAGAGAACAAAGGAAATTTCTGGACTCAGTTTTTTCATAACTCCCTTTTATTTCTTGACATATTCATCTTTGGTCAGTGGATTCATACCAACGCAGACAAGATTGTCTCAGATTTTTTCAAGTATGAAAGAGAAGAACTGCGGACATCTCTTGTGAAAATTATGGCTGCAGCCGCTCATGCTAATCATATTCTTGAATTTGAAGAACGAAGATTGATGGAGTACTTTCTTCAAAGCGCTCAGCTTTCTCCTGCCAAGAGAAAGGAATGCCAGACAATTTTTGAGGAAGGTATTTCAATAGAGGAAATTAATTTGCCTACCAATAACTCATGGCTATTAAAGAAGTATTTTCTTGAAATCGCCGTTCTCACCATCTGGGCAGATAAGAAAGTTGAAGATCTTGAATTATCCTTCTTGAAAAGACTGGCAGAGACATTTTCCTTTTCAGAAGATGACCTTGACAATAGCATGGTGGCCATTGAAGGTTTTGTTCTGGAGCATTGGGAAGAATTGAGTGCTCTTCAGGATAAGAAGAAATTTGAAGAAGTGAGTGATCAATATATAAAGAGAGTTTCAAAGATCACGGACAAGAACAGAAGCCGGCTTATAAAAGAGATTCAGGAAAGTGAAGATCTGATGGCTCTATTGATCAGAGCACGTTCGGCGGAGCTCAATGATGAAGAAAAACAGAAATTAAGAGTGTTGCTAATTGATGTAATGAAGGCAATTCCGACGTTTGTCATCATATCTCTGCCACAAAGATTTTTGACACTGCCGATATTGATGCAGATCCTGCCTAAAAACTTTATTACAGAAAGTCTGGGAGATTAA
- the purE gene encoding 5-(carboxyamino)imidazole ribonucleotide mutase translates to MSKPAIGIIMGSQSDLKIMKEAAEFLEELGIDFELTIVSAHRTPSKMVDYATSARDRGLKVIIAGAGGAAHLPGMVAAMTSLPVIGVPVKSSNSIDGWDSVLSILQMPGGVPVATVALNGAKNAGILAAQIIGTVDKKIAKKLDLYKKDMGSKVEESANHLHKKGWKAI, encoded by the coding sequence ATGAGCAAACCAGCAATAGGCATTATCATGGGCAGTCAATCGGATCTTAAGATCATGAAGGAAGCTGCTGAGTTCCTGGAAGAGTTGGGAATTGATTTTGAGCTGACAATCGTTTCAGCACATAGGACTCCTTCAAAAATGGTTGACTATGCAACTTCTGCCCGTGATCGCGGATTGAAAGTAATTATTGCGGGTGCGGGTGGTGCAGCTCATCTTCCGGGAATGGTTGCTGCTATGACATCACTTCCGGTTATTGGGGTTCCGGTAAAATCTTCTAATTCTATTGATGGCTGGGATTCAGTCCTATCCATATTGCAAATGCCAGGTGGCGTTCCGGTTGCAACCGTGGCGCTTAATGGTGCTAAAAATGCAGGCATACTGGCCGCACAAATCATCGGAACGGTTGACAAGAAGATCGCTAAAAAGCTTGATCTCTATAAAAAAGACATGGGCAGTAAAGTGGAAGAATCTGCAAATCACCTGCATAAAAAGGGTTGGAAAGCCATTTAG
- a CDS encoding 5-(carboxyamino)imidazole ribonucleotide synthase: MFKTVKEKIGVLGGGQLGRMLIQKGIDWNIDFAVLDPDHNAPCKQLASFTHGRLTDYETVLDFGATCDIVTIEIENVNTAALKKLEQQGKKVFPQPQIIELIQDKRIQKQFYKDRKIPTSEFVLVENREDAKKHKDFLPAVNKLGKEGYDGRGVQLIRTSDDLEKAFDAPGLLEKYVSFQKEISVIVARNEKGEIVSYPPVEMVFHPEANLVEYLFSPAQISNEIAEQADTIARRVIMDLNMVGLLAVEMFVTKTGEVLVNEVAPRPHNSGHQTIEANVTSQYEQHLRSILNLPLGDTSMILPSAMVNLLGEDGYSGPAKYEGIEEVLKVPGIYVHLYGKAATKPFRKMGHVTIVDADMESLRKKANFVKHTLKVIA, from the coding sequence ATTTTTAAAACCGTGAAAGAGAAAATCGGAGTACTGGGTGGAGGTCAATTGGGTAGAATGTTAATTCAGAAAGGAATTGATTGGAATATTGATTTTGCAGTGTTGGATCCTGATCACAATGCTCCCTGTAAACAATTGGCCAGTTTCACTCATGGAAGATTAACTGATTATGAAACCGTACTTGATTTCGGTGCCACTTGTGATATCGTTACTATTGAAATAGAGAACGTTAATACTGCGGCTCTAAAAAAACTCGAACAGCAGGGAAAGAAAGTATTTCCTCAGCCACAGATCATTGAGTTGATTCAGGACAAACGCATTCAAAAGCAATTTTATAAGGACCGGAAGATACCAACATCTGAGTTTGTCCTGGTTGAGAATCGTGAAGACGCCAAAAAGCATAAGGATTTTCTTCCAGCTGTAAACAAACTGGGAAAGGAAGGTTATGATGGAAGAGGCGTTCAATTGATTCGTACTTCAGATGATCTTGAGAAAGCTTTTGATGCTCCCGGGTTGTTGGAAAAATATGTGAGCTTTCAAAAGGAAATTTCTGTGATCGTTGCCCGCAATGAAAAAGGTGAAATTGTTTCTTACCCACCAGTCGAAATGGTCTTTCACCCGGAAGCTAATCTCGTTGAATATCTTTTTTCTCCGGCCCAGATATCAAATGAAATAGCTGAGCAGGCTGACACGATTGCAAGAAGAGTGATCATGGATCTGAACATGGTTGGACTTCTTGCTGTGGAAATGTTTGTTACTAAAACGGGAGAGGTACTCGTAAATGAAGTCGCTCCACGACCACATAACAGCGGTCACCAAACCATCGAAGCAAATGTAACTTCCCAGTATGAGCAGCATCTTCGGAGCATCCTTAACCTGCCTTTAGGCGATACCTCGATGATTCTACCAAGTGCCATGGTAAATCTTCTTGGTGAAGACGGTTACTCCGGTCCCGCAAAGTATGAAGGCATAGAAGAAGTTTTGAAAGTACCCGGGATCTACGTTCACCTTTACGGCAAGGCGGCCACCAAGCCCTTTAGAAAAATGGGTCACGTAACAATTGTTGATGCAGATATGGAAAGTTTGAGGAAGAAAGCCAACTTTGTAAAACACACCCTCAAAGTCATCGCATGA
- the feoB gene encoding ferrous iron transport protein B → MAAERRLKIALVGKPNSGKSSLFNQLTGLNQKIGNFPGITVDKRMGFCQLDDHTSAEIIDLPGIYSLYPRTLDEKIVVEILTNKNDENFPDRIAVIADATNLKNCLLLLTQLIDLGLPVVLALNMMDLAAKSGLSLDVKKLSKQLDIPVVMINARQGFGLDELKKQLLSEAIPSQRKIFQPLAEINDALNEIQKHFNLSTSYEAFQYIQQPQNLVFLSKENREFIKTIETQKNFFPHKYQGAETIHRYGFIQEVLDSVIIKSAGHEWKGFSNKLDKILTHKIWGYLIFFSLLFLIFQSVFALAQIPMDAIDRGFADLSSFLTKHLPEGPLFELISSGIVPGIGGIVIFIPQIAILFAFISILEETGYMSRVVFLMDKIMRKFGMSGRSVVPLMSGLACAIPAIMATRTIDNWKDRLITIFVTPLMSCSARLPVFAILVALIVPEERVFGIISLQGIALMGLYLLGFVGVLFTALLMKIMIKVNERSYLIMEMPTYRMPKWSNVGYTIVEKTKAFVFEAGKIIIAVSIILWVLASYGPKEVMDNARATVQAESQNLRLTEEGYENRVAAYKLEHSYAGIMGKWMEPVIRPLGFDWKIGIALITSFAAREVFVSTIATIYSLGSTDDHLTIKERLKEEINPETGGKRFTPAVGFSLLVFYTFAMQCMSTLAIVKRETKGWKWPLIQLFYMTGLAYVSALVVYQILS, encoded by the coding sequence ATGGCTGCCGAACGAAGACTGAAGATTGCATTGGTGGGTAAACCTAATTCGGGTAAGTCATCTTTATTTAATCAACTAACAGGACTCAATCAAAAAATCGGAAACTTTCCAGGGATCACCGTTGATAAACGCATGGGCTTCTGTCAGCTGGATGATCATACCAGTGCGGAGATCATTGACTTGCCGGGTATCTACAGCTTGTATCCACGTACGCTGGATGAAAAGATTGTAGTAGAAATTCTCACGAATAAAAATGATGAGAACTTTCCTGATCGTATTGCAGTGATTGCTGATGCGACCAATCTAAAGAACTGCCTTCTTCTTTTAACTCAATTGATTGATCTTGGTCTGCCAGTAGTGCTTGCACTCAACATGATGGACCTTGCTGCAAAATCCGGGTTGAGTCTTGATGTGAAGAAATTATCAAAGCAACTTGATATACCGGTTGTCATGATCAATGCTCGTCAAGGGTTTGGTCTTGATGAGTTAAAAAAGCAACTTCTTTCCGAAGCAATCCCCTCACAAAGAAAAATCTTTCAACCTCTCGCTGAAATAAATGATGCGTTGAATGAAATTCAAAAGCATTTCAATCTATCAACTTCTTATGAGGCATTTCAATATATTCAACAGCCCCAGAATCTTGTTTTCCTTTCAAAGGAGAATCGCGAGTTTATAAAAACCATTGAAACACAAAAGAATTTCTTCCCACATAAGTATCAGGGCGCAGAAACCATTCATCGTTATGGATTTATTCAGGAAGTCCTGGATTCTGTCATCATAAAATCAGCAGGCCATGAATGGAAAGGATTTTCCAACAAGCTTGATAAGATACTGACACATAAGATCTGGGGCTACCTGATTTTCTTTTCCCTGCTGTTCCTCATCTTTCAATCGGTATTTGCATTAGCACAAATTCCAATGGACGCTATTGATAGAGGATTTGCGGATCTCAGTAGTTTTCTAACAAAGCATTTGCCGGAAGGCCCATTGTTCGAGTTGATCTCCAGCGGAATTGTGCCGGGTATTGGAGGAATTGTCATCTTCATTCCTCAGATCGCCATACTCTTTGCTTTTATCTCCATTCTTGAAGAGACCGGATATATGTCACGGGTAGTTTTCCTGATGGATAAGATCATGAGGAAGTTTGGAATGAGTGGTCGTAGTGTTGTCCCTCTGATGTCAGGTCTTGCATGTGCTATACCAGCGATCATGGCGACGCGCACAATCGACAATTGGAAGGATCGCCTCATAACTATTTTTGTTACTCCATTGATGAGTTGTTCTGCGCGACTGCCAGTGTTTGCAATTCTGGTCGCGTTGATTGTTCCGGAAGAAAGAGTCTTTGGAATCATCAGCCTTCAGGGCATCGCTTTGATGGGCTTGTATCTTCTTGGTTTTGTTGGTGTGCTGTTCACCGCATTGCTCATGAAAATAATGATCAAGGTCAATGAACGCAGCTATCTAATTATGGAGATGCCAACATACCGCATGCCTAAGTGGTCTAATGTTGGATACACGATCGTTGAGAAGACAAAAGCTTTTGTGTTTGAAGCTGGAAAAATAATTATAGCGGTATCGATTATACTGTGGGTGTTGGCAAGTTATGGTCCTAAGGAGGTTATGGATAATGCTCGTGCAACCGTTCAGGCAGAATCACAGAATTTAAGATTAACTGAAGAAGGTTATGAAAACAGAGTTGCGGCCTATAAGCTTGAGCATTCTTATGCAGGGATCATGGGTAAATGGATGGAGCCTGTCATTCGTCCACTGGGGTTTGATTGGAAAATTGGAATTGCACTCATAACCTCTTTTGCTGCCAGGGAAGTATTTGTCAGCACCATTGCAACGATCTATAGCCTGGGGAGCACAGACGATCACCTGACCATCAAGGAGAGACTAAAAGAAGAGATCAATCCTGAGACAGGAGGGAAGCGATTTACTCCTGCAGTAGGGTTCTCACTTTTGGTATTTTATACGTTTGCCATGCAATGCATGAGCACATTAGCCATTGTGAAAAGAGAAACTAAAGGATGGAAATGGCCGCTTATTCAGCTATTCTATATGACAGGATTGGCGTATGTTTCTGCCCTTGTTGTGTATCAGATCCTCTCCTGA
- a CDS encoding ferrous iron transport protein A, whose translation MKPGETAVISGFTDEPLSVKLLEMGFLPGTVVRFNFSAPFGDPVCVNVSGFDVSLRLEEANTISILD comes from the coding sequence ATGAAACCTGGCGAAACCGCGGTTATATCAGGATTTACAGATGAACCACTTTCAGTGAAATTGCTTGAGATGGGATTTCTTCCCGGCACCGTAGTGAGGTTTAATTTTTCAGCTCCATTCGGAGATCCGGTCTGTGTGAATGTTTCGGGTTTTGATGTTTCATTGAGACTTGAAGAAGCCAATACAATTTCTATCCTCGACTGA